Proteins from a single region of Sphingomonas morindae:
- the rpsO gene encoding 30S ribosomal protein S15: MSITAERKQALIEDNARTNGDTGSPEVQVAILTERIANLTEHFKSHAKDNHSRRGLLMLVNKRRSLLDYLKKTDVQRYADLISKLGLRK; encoded by the coding sequence ATGTCGATCACCGCGGAGCGCAAGCAGGCGCTGATTGAAGACAATGCGCGCACCAATGGCGACACCGGCTCGCCCGAGGTCCAGGTCGCGATCCTCACCGAGCGGATCGCCAATCTGACCGAGCATTTCAAGAGCCACGCCAAGGACAATCACAGCCGCCGCGGCCTGCTCATGCTGGTGAACAAGCGCCGCTCGCTGCTCGACTATCTCAAGAAGACGGACGTGCAGCGCTACGCCGACCTGATCAGCAAGCTGGGTCTGCGCAAATAA